In Planctomycetia bacterium, one DNA window encodes the following:
- a CDS encoding prepilin-type N-terminal cleavage/methylation domain-containing protein yields MAIDAPTGDVGIRRAFTLIELVTVIVILGVLSATAIPVYLDYALDAKKSACRGALGGLRSAIASYYARTATPSGGGSARFPTLSELTTIGTVMGNEIPPNPFDSDATPNNVVDGTGVAKGTVIGTAKGWCYNPTNGQIWANSYTKSAGENSY; encoded by the coding sequence ATGGCCATTGATGCACCAACCGGCGACGTCGGCATTCGACGCGCGTTCACGCTCATCGAATTGGTGACGGTCATTGTCATCCTCGGTGTGCTTTCGGCGACGGCCATACCCGTCTATCTCGATTACGCGCTCGATGCGAAGAAATCGGCCTGCCGAGGCGCGCTCGGCGGACTGCGCTCTGCCATCGCTTCGTATTACGCCCGGACGGCGACGCCCTCCGGGGGAGGCTCGGCCCGTTTCCCGACGCTGAGCGAGCTGACCACGATCGGCACGGTCATGGGCAACGAAATACCGCCTAATCCTTTCGACTCGGACGCGACGCCGAACAACGTAGTCGATGGCACCGGCGTGGCGAAGGGCACGGTGATCGGCACCGCCAAGGGATGGTGCTACAACCCGACGAACGGACAAATCTGGGCGAATTCATATACCAAGAGCGCCGGAGAAAACTCGTATTGA
- the groES gene encoding co-chaperone GroES gives MSVTKTKIRPLGDKVLLKRIEAEAMTAGGIVLPDTAKEKPRRGRVQAVGDGKLLDTGERAKLTVKKGDEVLFTSYAGTEIKVDGEEFVIMDESDILAILE, from the coding sequence ATGTCGGTAACGAAGACGAAGATTCGACCCCTTGGTGACAAGGTGCTGCTCAAGCGGATCGAAGCCGAGGCCATGACGGCCGGCGGCATCGTGCTGCCGGACACGGCCAAGGAAAAGCCGCGGCGCGGCCGGGTGCAAGCGGTGGGCGACGGAAAGTTGCTGGACACAGGGGAGCGCGCGAAGCTGACGGTGAAGAAGGGCGACGAAGTCCTGTTCACGAGCTACGCCGGCACGGAAATCAAGGTGGACGGCGAGGAGTTCGTCATCATGGACGAGTCGGACATCCTGGCGATTCTCGAGTAG
- a CDS encoding TetR/AcrR family transcriptional regulator, with protein sequence MSRRMKAVHRRDQLLESAIACFAEFGYQGTTTARLARAANVSEPVLYKHFKSKHDLFVALIDRIGREVIRSWRRAIAPLKSPIDQLRVLLRLNPATTEPRTRQFYRVLFAAQVEFNEPVIQAALRRHYGQYATFLSNILRRAQRAGLVRSDVSASGLAWQLIHSGIGFALLKPLEIPGHATPASVEQAIGLLLEQLASTRTAGT encoded by the coding sequence ATGTCCCGCCGAATGAAGGCCGTTCATCGTCGAGATCAACTCCTCGAATCAGCCATCGCCTGCTTCGCCGAGTTCGGCTACCAAGGCACCACGACCGCACGCCTCGCCCGCGCGGCCAACGTCAGCGAGCCGGTGCTCTACAAGCATTTCAAGAGCAAGCATGATCTCTTCGTCGCGCTGATCGACCGCATCGGCCGCGAGGTCATTCGTTCGTGGCGGCGGGCCATTGCCCCGCTCAAATCGCCCATCGATCAGCTGCGCGTGCTCCTGCGGCTGAACCCCGCGACCACCGAACCGCGCACGCGCCAGTTCTACCGCGTGCTCTTCGCGGCCCAGGTCGAGTTCAACGAGCCGGTCATCCAGGCGGCCCTGCGACGGCACTACGGGCAGTATGCCACGTTCCTGTCAAACATTCTCCGCCGCGCCCAACGCGCCGGACTGGTCCGCAGCGACGTCTCCGCCAGCGGCCTCGCCTGGCAGCTCATCCACTCCGGCATCGGCTTCGCCCTGCTCAAGCCGCTGGAGATCCCCGGCCACGCCACGCCCGCCAGCGTCGAGCAAGCCATCGGCCTGCTGCTCGAGCAACTGGCCAGCACGCGCACCGCGGGAACCTGA
- the cysK gene encoding cysteine synthase A, with protein sequence MARLYQNITETIGRTPLVRINKIIQSKAEVYAKLEFFNPLSSVKDRIGVSMIEAGEAAGKITPRTHIIEPTSGNTGIALAFVCAAKGYKLTLVMPESMSMERRQLLRALGANLVLTPPADGMPGAIAKAQELAAQTPGSFMPQQFDNPANPEIHRRTTAVEIWEDTDGRADVLVAGIGTGGTITGVGEVLKKKKPSFQCIAVEPEESPILTQHRAGQPLQRGKHMIQGIGAGFVPGILNTDIYDEIVRVNSADSMAWARRAAKEEGILCGISSGSALCAADQVARRPDMAGKLIVVILPSSGERYLSTPLYQQE encoded by the coding sequence ATGGCACGGCTCTACCAGAACATCACCGAGACCATCGGCCGCACGCCGCTCGTGCGGATCAACAAGATCATCCAATCGAAGGCCGAAGTCTACGCCAAGCTGGAGTTCTTCAATCCGCTTTCGAGCGTGAAGGACCGCATCGGGGTGTCGATGATCGAGGCGGGCGAGGCGGCGGGGAAGATCACGCCGCGGACGCACATCATCGAGCCGACCAGCGGCAACACCGGCATCGCGCTGGCGTTCGTCTGCGCCGCGAAGGGCTACAAGCTGACGCTGGTGATGCCCGAGTCGATGAGCATGGAGCGGCGGCAGTTGCTCCGCGCGCTGGGGGCGAACCTCGTGCTGACGCCGCCGGCCGACGGGATGCCCGGGGCGATCGCCAAGGCGCAGGAGCTGGCGGCCCAGACGCCGGGCAGTTTCATGCCGCAGCAGTTTGACAATCCGGCGAACCCGGAGATTCATCGTAGAACTACTGCGGTAGAGATATGGGAAGACACCGACGGGCGGGCCGATGTGCTGGTGGCGGGCATCGGCACCGGGGGGACGATCACGGGCGTCGGCGAAGTGTTGAAGAAGAAGAAGCCGTCGTTCCAGTGCATCGCCGTCGAGCCGGAGGAAAGCCCGATTCTGACGCAGCATCGCGCGGGTCAGCCGCTTCAGCGCGGCAAGCACATGATCCAGGGCATCGGCGCGGGATTCGTGCCGGGGATATTAAATACAGATATCTATGATGAGATTGTGCGCGTGAACTCGGCCGACTCGATGGCGTGGGCACGCCGAGCAGCAAAGGAAGAAGGCATCCTCTGCGGCATCTCGTCCGGCTCGGCGCTGTGCGCGGCCGACCAGGTGGCGCGCCGGCCGGACATGGCCGGCAAGCTGATCGTGGTGATCCTGCCCAGCAGCGGGGAGCGGTACTTGAGCACGCCGCTGTATCAGCAGGAATGA
- the groL gene encoding chaperonin GroEL (60 kDa chaperone family; promotes refolding of misfolded polypeptides especially under stressful conditions; forms two stacked rings of heptamers to form a barrel-shaped 14mer; ends can be capped by GroES; misfolded proteins enter the barrel where they are refolded when GroES binds) — protein sequence MAAKKIAFDMEAREAIRSGVTQLARAVKVTLGPCGRNVVLEKSFGTPTVTKDGVTVAKEIELDDPYENMGAQMVKEVASKTSTDAGDGTTTATVYVESIFNEGLKNIAAGANAMELKRGIDLGVAAIVEEYARMSRPAKETKQIAQVGTCAANQDAEIGKKIAEAMDKVGKDGVITVEEGQSIETVVELVEGMQFDKGYLSPHFVTDPGEMECRLDKPYILICEKKISSVKDLIPLLEKVARAGRSLLVIAEDVEGEALATLVVNKLRGVLQCAAVKAPGFGDRRKAMLEDIAVMTGGRAVFEDLGITLESLELKDLGQAKRVVIDKDNTTIIEGAGTSADIKGRIEQIKNEASKTTSDYDREKLEERLAKLAGGVAQIKVGAATEVEMKEKKARVEDALHACRAAVEEGILPGGGVAPLRALAAVLDKEEKKLKGDQKTGVDIVRRALWAPIKAIAENAGVDGSIVAQKVFEAKDPNFGYNALTGEYGNMLEMGVIVPAKVERVALQNAASVASLLLTTDAVVSEIKEKETKKPGPGGMGM from the coding sequence ATGGCAGCCAAGAAGATTGCATTCGACATGGAAGCCCGCGAGGCCATTCGCAGTGGTGTCACACAACTGGCCCGCGCGGTCAAGGTCACGCTCGGCCCCTGCGGCCGAAACGTCGTGCTGGAGAAGAGCTTCGGCACGCCGACCGTCACCAAGGACGGCGTCACGGTCGCCAAGGAGATCGAACTGGACGACCCGTATGAGAACATGGGCGCCCAGATGGTCAAGGAAGTCGCCAGCAAGACCTCAACCGACGCCGGCGACGGCACAACGACGGCCACCGTGTACGTCGAGTCCATTTTCAACGAAGGCTTGAAGAACATCGCCGCCGGCGCGAACGCGATGGAGCTGAAGCGCGGCATCGACTTGGGCGTCGCCGCCATCGTCGAGGAATACGCCCGCATGAGCCGCCCGGCCAAAGAGACCAAGCAGATCGCCCAGGTCGGCACCTGCGCCGCGAACCAGGACGCCGAGATCGGCAAGAAGATCGCCGAGGCGATGGACAAGGTCGGCAAGGACGGCGTCATCACCGTCGAAGAGGGCCAGTCGATCGAGACGGTCGTCGAATTGGTCGAGGGCATGCAGTTCGACAAGGGATACCTCTCGCCGCACTTTGTGACCGACCCGGGCGAGATGGAGTGCAGGCTTGACAAGCCGTACATCCTCATCTGCGAGAAGAAGATCTCCAGCGTCAAGGACCTGATCCCGCTGCTGGAGAAAGTGGCGCGGGCCGGCCGCTCGCTCTTGGTCATCGCCGAGGATGTTGAGGGCGAGGCGCTGGCGACGCTGGTGGTGAACAAGCTGCGCGGCGTCCTGCAATGCGCCGCCGTGAAGGCACCGGGCTTCGGCGATCGCCGAAAGGCCATGCTGGAGGACATCGCCGTGATGACCGGTGGCCGCGCCGTGTTTGAAGACCTCGGCATCACGCTCGAGTCGCTCGAGTTGAAGGACCTGGGCCAGGCCAAGCGCGTGGTGATCGACAAGGACAACACGACGATCATCGAGGGCGCGGGCACGTCGGCCGACATCAAGGGCCGCATCGAGCAGATCAAGAACGAGGCGAGCAAGACGACCAGCGACTACGACCGCGAAAAGCTCGAAGAGCGTCTGGCGAAGCTGGCCGGCGGCGTGGCGCAGATCAAGGTCGGTGCGGCCACGGAAGTGGAGATGAAGGAGAAGAAGGCCCGCGTCGAGGACGCCCTGCACGCCTGTCGGGCGGCGGTGGAAGAGGGCATCCTCCCCGGCGGCGGCGTGGCTCCCCTGCGGGCGCTGGCGGCCGTACTGGACAAGGAGGAGAAGAAGCTCAAGGGCGATCAGAAGACGGGCGTCGATATCGTACGCCGCGCCCTGTGGGCCCCCATCAAGGCCATCGCCGAGAACGCCGGCGTCGACGGTTCGATCGTCGCGCAGAAGGTCTTCGAGGCCAAGGACCCCAACTTCGGATACAACGCCCTGACCGGTGAATACGGCAACATGCTTGAGATGGGCGTGATCGTCCCGGCCAAGGTCGAACGCGTGGCGCTCCAGAACGCCGCCAGCGTCGCCTCGCTCCTGCTGACGACCGACGCGGTGGTCAGCGAGATCAAGGAGAAGGAGACCAAGAAGCCGGGGCCCGGCGGAATGGGGATGTAA
- a CDS encoding transcriptional regulator: MSRGDQLLRQWELLRTLQTRGAGIPLRELTERFGVSERTIQRDFEMLQELGFPLEHDVDVNGKRYWRIPHDFFRHGPLVISLTEAMALHLAGGLLAPLQGTHLAQGLTDIMEKVRQALPASALNYFTNLDGIVHVRRTGQTRYAEKAGILRTLEQAARECRTVQIGYRALWRGEEYVTTCDPYGLVLYDGDIFLVAHSHRAGALRVFKLARMRSAQIMSGHFERADDFRLEDQFRSSFGIIQSSASPIEIAVRFTGAGAALIEERVWHESQQLSWLEEDATLFEPVAGEAGSLVATFQLGDLVEFKRWLLGFGKQAEVLRPDWLRAEIREELLAAAACYEGIG, translated from the coding sequence ATGTCACGCGGAGACCAATTGCTGCGGCAATGGGAACTGCTTCGCACGCTTCAAACGAGAGGAGCGGGAATTCCCCTGCGAGAACTGACCGAGCGATTCGGGGTCAGCGAGCGCACCATTCAACGGGATTTCGAGATGCTCCAGGAGCTGGGATTTCCGCTGGAGCACGACGTCGACGTGAACGGGAAGCGCTATTGGCGCATCCCGCATGACTTCTTTCGCCACGGCCCGCTTGTTATCAGCTTGACCGAGGCGATGGCGCTGCACTTGGCCGGCGGGCTTCTCGCTCCACTCCAGGGAACCCATCTGGCGCAAGGGCTGACGGACATCATGGAAAAGGTCAGACAGGCTTTGCCAGCCTCCGCGCTGAATTACTTTACGAACCTTGATGGCATTGTCCACGTACGGCGAACCGGCCAGACCCGATATGCTGAGAAGGCAGGCATCCTTCGCACGCTGGAGCAGGCTGCCCGTGAATGCCGCACGGTACAGATCGGCTATCGAGCGCTGTGGCGAGGCGAGGAATACGTCACCACCTGCGACCCGTATGGGCTCGTGCTGTATGACGGCGACATCTTCCTCGTGGCGCATTCTCACCGGGCCGGAGCCTTGCGTGTTTTCAAGTTAGCGCGCATGCGCTCGGCGCAGATCATGAGCGGCCATTTTGAACGCGCGGACGACTTCCGGCTGGAGGACCAGTTCCGCAGCAGTTTTGGCATTATTCAATCTTCTGCATCGCCGATCGAGATCGCCGTGCGGTTCACCGGCGCAGGGGCCGCCCTTATTGAAGAGCGCGTCTGGCATGAGAGTCAACAATTGTCCTGGCTCGAAGAAGACGCGACGCTGTTCGAGCCGGTCGCCGGAGAGGCGGGCAGCCTCGTGGCGACGTTTCAACTGGGTGACCTCGTCGAGTTCAAGCGGTGGCTGCTGGGGTTCGGCAAGCAGGCCGAGGTCTTGAGGCCGGACTGGCTCCGCGCCGAGATACGCGAAGAACTGCTGGCCGCCGCCGCATGCTACGAGGGCATCGGCTGA
- a CDS encoding response regulator has protein sequence MRLMIAAAPQSRWAPRLAEVLAPWQVDVQWSRSDYEAMEIIARDGVHIGVVDHDLPATSGLELVRRLRQMGFTVPCVLVCTGATQQLLSDAIALDVYSVLQADERHDVIAPYVVRLAQQKYRVNWTLPVN, from the coding sequence ATGCGACTGATGATTGCGGCCGCACCGCAGAGCCGTTGGGCACCGCGGTTGGCGGAGGTCTTGGCGCCGTGGCAGGTGGACGTGCAGTGGTCTCGGTCGGACTATGAGGCGATGGAGATCATTGCCCGCGACGGCGTTCACATCGGCGTCGTGGATCACGATCTTCCAGCGACATCCGGGCTGGAATTGGTGCGTCGGCTTCGCCAAATGGGTTTCACGGTACCCTGCGTACTGGTTTGCACAGGCGCGACGCAGCAGCTGCTTAGCGATGCCATCGCACTGGATGTGTACAGCGTCTTGCAGGCGGATGAGCGGCATGACGTGATCGCGCCCTACGTGGTCCGCCTCGCACAGCAGAAATACCGCGTCAATTGGACGCTGCCGGTGAATTGA
- a CDS encoding FIST C-terminal domain-containing protein, translating to MEFQSAISTLSDASQAVDELTRATNGAACDLAVVFATHHYGPEFDDVLGELSRKLGARNLIGCTGDGIIGPDREIERAPAMALWTARLPGVRILPFVLDQDDVSAFETADDWIERLGVRPEDKPAFVILPEPFSINVEACLAALDQIYPGSIVVGGMASGASEPGQNRLFLNDQPLRQGLVGLSLTGPIRVHSVVSQGCRPIGESFVVTRAEENVIYELRGRPALDVLRGVFTDAPAHDQELMQKGLHVGRVVDERLGKFSRGDFLIRNVMGVVDESALAVNTLMRPGQTIQFHVRDSQTAEEDMNRLLSDAMARMSAPPRGGLLFSCNGRGTHLFGKPHHDIGVVNRLAPSCQVAGFFAAGEIGPVGHRTFIHGFTSSLVLFEPAASS from the coding sequence ATGGAATTTCAATCCGCGATCAGCACGTTGTCCGACGCGAGCCAGGCGGTCGACGAACTCACGCGCGCGACGAACGGCGCCGCGTGTGATTTGGCCGTCGTTTTCGCCACGCACCATTACGGCCCGGAATTTGACGACGTGCTGGGCGAGTTGTCGCGCAAGCTCGGCGCGCGGAATCTCATCGGTTGCACCGGCGACGGGATCATCGGTCCGGACCGCGAGATCGAGCGCGCCCCGGCGATGGCGTTGTGGACCGCGCGGCTGCCGGGCGTGCGAATTCTTCCATTTGTCTTGGACCAGGACGACGTCAGCGCCTTCGAGACCGCCGACGACTGGATCGAGCGGCTCGGGGTTCGCCCCGAGGACAAACCCGCGTTCGTCATTCTGCCCGAACCCTTTTCCATCAACGTCGAAGCCTGCCTCGCCGCGCTCGATCAGATCTACCCCGGGTCGATCGTTGTCGGCGGCATGGCCAGCGGCGCGAGCGAACCCGGGCAGAATCGCCTGTTCCTCAATGACCAGCCGCTGCGGCAGGGGCTGGTCGGCCTCTCGCTCACCGGTCCGATCCGCGTTCACAGCGTGGTCTCGCAGGGTTGCCGGCCGATCGGCGAATCGTTCGTTGTGACGCGCGCCGAAGAGAACGTGATCTACGAACTGCGCGGCCGGCCGGCTCTGGATGTCTTGCGCGGCGTGTTCACCGACGCTCCGGCGCACGATCAGGAGTTGATGCAAAAGGGGCTCCACGTCGGCCGGGTGGTCGATGAGCGGCTTGGAAAGTTCAGCCGCGGCGATTTTCTGATTCGAAACGTGATGGGCGTCGTCGACGAATCGGCCCTGGCCGTCAATACACTCATGCGGCCGGGCCAGACCATTCAGTTCCACGTGCGCGACTCCCAGACGGCGGAAGAAGACATGAATAGACTTTTGTCCGACGCCATGGCGCGCATGAGCGCCCCGCCACGCGGCGGACTGCTCTTCTCCTGCAACGGGCGAGGCACCCACCTGTTCGGCAAACCCCATCACGACATCGGCGTCGTCAATCGCCTCGCTCCCTCGTGTCAAGTCGCCGGTTTTTTCGCCGCCGGTGAAATCGGCCCCGTCGGCCATCGTACCTTCATTCACGGCTTCACCAGCAGCCTCGTGTTGTTCGAGCCGGCCGCATCGAGCTGA